The following coding sequences are from one Paenibacillus sp. FSL R5-0912 window:
- a CDS encoding VanZ family protein produces MFQSYLFPISYAFMAFPLAALLFTLPFLIVQYRRHGYINKIRALILYLLLLYLLNAFFLVLLPMPDSRHNAAPTGHMLQPVPLQFIQDILRNTHLSRNDPSSYLNVLRETDFLLAAFNVVLTLPFGLFLGYYFRTRWVVCIMLSFGLSLLFEITQITGIYGFFDHPYRIFDVDDLITNTFGGIAGFRIALWISRLLPRIEQLDSQEDLSAKKVTYTRRGLACLLDAVLWMSAALLLNQLSLNISFWAVSVVYFLIVPLFTGGRTLGKWVVRIRLGSADGGPLKLWMVWVRYGLLYGLLGGINFLSLDSALMLNFGTASSTVIRITAALADLIFFIHLILRMFKRDRPLFYEEWSRTRNVITWPDPQPAAAAETLAN; encoded by the coding sequence ATGTTTCAATCCTATCTTTTTCCGATCTCTTATGCATTTATGGCTTTTCCGTTAGCGGCACTGCTCTTCACTTTGCCGTTCCTGATCGTTCAATACCGCCGGCACGGTTATATCAACAAGATTCGGGCACTGATCCTCTATTTGCTGCTCCTATACTTGCTGAACGCCTTTTTCCTGGTGCTGCTGCCCATGCCTGACTCACGCCATAATGCTGCGCCTACCGGGCATATGCTCCAGCCTGTGCCGCTGCAGTTCATTCAGGACATCTTGCGCAATACGCATCTCTCGCGTAATGACCCGTCAAGCTATCTTAACGTACTGCGTGAAACGGATTTCCTGCTGGCTGCCTTCAATGTTGTACTGACTCTACCTTTCGGGCTGTTTCTGGGCTACTATTTCCGGACCCGATGGGTCGTGTGCATCATGCTATCTTTCGGGCTGTCGCTATTGTTTGAGATTACACAGATTACCGGAATTTACGGTTTCTTCGACCATCCTTACCGGATCTTTGATGTCGATGACCTGATCACCAATACGTTCGGCGGAATAGCCGGATTCCGGATCGCCTTATGGATCTCCAGACTGCTGCCGCGGATTGAACAGCTGGACAGCCAGGAGGATTTATCCGCCAAAAAGGTTACCTACACCCGCAGAGGCCTCGCTTGCCTGCTGGATGCAGTCCTATGGATGTCAGCGGCACTTCTGCTCAATCAGCTATCTCTGAATATTTCATTCTGGGCAGTCAGTGTGGTGTATTTCCTGATTGTCCCTCTCTTTACCGGAGGGCGGACGCTCGGCAAATGGGTGGTGCGAATCCGGCTGGGCAGTGCGGATGGCGGTCCGCTCAAATTATGGATGGTGTGGGTGAGGTATGGACTACTCTATGGATTGCTTGGAGGAATAAACTTCCTGTCCCTTGATTCTGCCTTAATGCTTAATTTCGGCACTGCCAGTTCTACGGTTATACGAATTACAGCCGCGCTTGCCGATCTGATCTTCTTCATTCATCTGATTCTGCGGATGTTTAAGCGTGACCGGCCGCTATTCTATGAAGAGTGGAGCCGGACCCGCAATGTGATTACCTGGCCGGACCCGCAGCCGGCTGCTGCCGCTGAGACGCTAGCCAACTAA
- a CDS encoding aminopeptidase: MKDFDLMLEKYAELVVKVGVNVQPGQVLMVHAPLETVELTRLIVGKAYEAGAKYVLVDWDDEAVTRIRYEKASEDSFGYYPQWHADMLEGFAEEGGAILHIKVPDPELFRGIDSAKVSTAVKAAAVARKKYQNYTRNNRISWSLVKAPTRAWADKVFADLPEEGRIEAMWEAVFQMNRVGSEDPVAAWRSHIGDLKQSQERMNAKRYKSLHYRAPGTDLRVELPEGHLWRGGGGENAGGVYFVANMPTEEIYTMPHRTGVNGTVKSTLPLNLNGRLVDGITVTFTDGKVTAYDAKSGREHLTSLLDTDEGASYLGEVALVPHNSPISRLNRVFYNTGIDENASCHFALGSAYPVNIEGGTSMTSEELIARGANVSLTHVDFMIGSAELDIDGELADGTIEPVFRQGNWVL; this comes from the coding sequence ATGAAGGATTTTGATCTGATGCTGGAGAAATATGCAGAGCTTGTGGTAAAGGTTGGCGTAAACGTGCAGCCAGGGCAAGTGCTGATGGTGCATGCACCGCTTGAGACCGTGGAGCTTACCCGGCTTATCGTGGGCAAAGCTTATGAGGCAGGGGCTAAATATGTGCTTGTGGACTGGGATGATGAAGCTGTAACCCGCATCCGTTATGAGAAGGCTTCTGAGGATTCCTTCGGATATTATCCGCAGTGGCACGCGGACATGCTGGAGGGATTCGCTGAAGAAGGCGGGGCTATATTACATATTAAGGTGCCGGACCCTGAGCTGTTCCGCGGAATTGATTCCGCCAAAGTCTCAACAGCAGTTAAGGCTGCTGCGGTAGCACGCAAGAAATATCAGAACTATACCCGCAACAACCGAATCAGCTGGTCGCTGGTCAAGGCACCAACTCGCGCCTGGGCGGACAAGGTATTCGCTGATCTTCCTGAAGAAGGCCGGATTGAGGCAATGTGGGAAGCAGTATTCCAGATGAACCGCGTGGGCAGTGAGGACCCGGTTGCTGCATGGCGCAGTCATATCGGTGATCTGAAGCAGAGCCAGGAGCGGATGAATGCCAAGCGTTACAAGAGCCTGCATTACCGTGCACCGGGCACGGATCTGCGCGTAGAACTGCCTGAAGGTCATCTGTGGCGCGGCGGCGGAGGCGAGAATGCCGGCGGTGTATATTTTGTAGCGAATATGCCTACGGAAGAGATCTACACGATGCCGCATCGAACCGGAGTCAATGGTACTGTCAAAAGCACCCTTCCGCTGAACCTGAACGGACGGCTGGTGGACGGAATTACGGTTACCTTTACGGACGGCAAGGTTACAGCCTATGATGCCAAGTCCGGGCGTGAGCATCTGACCTCGCTGCTGGACACGGATGAAGGGGCCTCTTATCTTGGGGAGGTGGCACTGGTGCCGCATAACTCTCCGATCTCCCGGCTGAACAGAGTGTTCTATAATACCGGGATCGATGAGAATGCTTCCTGTCATTTCGCTCTAGGCAGTGCGTATCCGGTTAACATTGAAGGCGGGACTTCCATGACAAGCGAAGAATTGATTGCCAGGGGAGCCAATGTCAGCCTTACACATGTCGATTTCATGATTGGCTCGGCGGAGCTTGATATTGACGGGGAGCTGGCCGATGGGACCATCGAGCCGGTGTTCCGCCAAGGTAACTGGGTGCTGTAG